The Nitrospirota bacterium genome has a window encoding:
- the purD gene encoding phosphoribosylamine--glycine ligase, protein MKVLVIGSGGREHALVWKIAQSPRVTKIYCAPGNAGISRVAECIPIQPVDITNLISFAKQEGISLTVVGPEAPLAIGIVDRFREAGLRIFGPSMAAAQMEASKIFSKNIMNKYNIPTAESKDFTEVKPAIDYIKEKGAPLVIKADGLAAGKGVIIASTEQEAIDALKLLMIDKAFGQAGERIIIEEFLAGEEASFLVFTDGQVIVPMPLSRDHKRIFDNDKGPNTGGMGAYSPVSSVSREIIDTVIRDIVKPVIEGLEKEGCNYEGILYTGLMITPEGKPKVLEFNCRFGDPEAQPILMRLETDIVDIIEAVIDKRLNKIEVKWSDKAAVCVVMASGGYPEKYQNGTIITGLDSIIDMEDIVVFHAGTALKDDNIVTAGGRVLGVTARGEDMTIAKKRAYEAIGRISFEGMQYRTDIGKK, encoded by the coding sequence GTGAAAGTACTCGTCATAGGCAGCGGCGGCAGGGAACATGCTCTTGTGTGGAAGATTGCACAGAGTCCGCGTGTGACCAAAATTTATTGTGCCCCAGGGAACGCAGGGATTTCCAGAGTTGCAGAGTGTATCCCTATCCAGCCGGTTGATATAACAAATCTCATATCCTTTGCAAAACAAGAAGGTATTTCTCTTACTGTTGTTGGTCCTGAAGCGCCGTTAGCAATCGGAATTGTTGATAGATTCAGGGAAGCAGGTTTGAGAATTTTCGGCCCCTCTATGGCTGCTGCACAGATGGAGGCGAGTAAGATATTTTCAAAGAATATTATGAATAAATATAATATTCCCACAGCAGAGTCTAAAGATTTTACTGAAGTGAAGCCTGCGATTGATTATATAAAAGAAAAAGGCGCACCCTTAGTAATTAAGGCAGATGGTCTTGCTGCAGGCAAGGGCGTGATAATTGCCTCCACTGAACAAGAGGCTATTGATGCTTTGAAGCTATTAATGATAGATAAGGCTTTTGGGCAGGCCGGCGAAAGGATAATCATCGAGGAGTTTCTTGCAGGAGAAGAGGCATCGTTCCTTGTTTTTACAGATGGGCAAGTCATTGTTCCCATGCCATTATCAAGGGACCACAAAAGGATCTTTGATAATGACAAGGGGCCGAATACAGGTGGCATGGGGGCCTATTCTCCCGTCTCTTCAGTCAGCAGGGAAATAATTGATACAGTAATCAGGGATATTGTAAAACCTGTTATTGAAGGTTTGGAAAAAGAAGGTTGTAATTACGAAGGCATACTCTATACAGGATTAATGATAACACCTGAAGGTAAACCAAAGGTACTTGAGTTTAACTGCAGGTTTGGTGACCCTGAGGCACAGCCGATCCTGATGAGACTGGAGACTGATATTGTTGACATTATTGAGGCTGTGATTGATAAAAGGCTCAATAAAATAGAAGTAAAATGGAGCGATAAGGCGGCTGTCTGCGTGGTTATGGCCTCAGGCGGTTATCCTGAAAAGTATCAGAATGGCACTATAATAACAGGGCTTGATTCCATCATTGATATGGAGGACATTGTTGTTTTTCATGCAGGAACTGCATTAAAAGATGATAATATTGTAACAGCCGGGGGCAGGGTGCTGGGAGTGACTGCACGTGGTGAGGATATGACTATAGCAAAAAAACGGGCTTATGAGGCTATAGGGAGGATAAGTTTTGAAGGTATGCAATACAGAACAGATATAGGGAAAAAATAA
- the purH gene encoding bifunctional phosphoribosylaminoimidazolecarboxamide formyltransferase/IMP cyclohydrolase, producing MGQIKKAIISVSDKKGIAEFARKLAGLGISILSTGGTSKILKEAGIAVTDISDFTGFPEMMDGRVKTLHPKVHGGLLGRRDNPEHVRQMQEKGIEPIDMVVINLYPFEAVTSKQDCTFEDAIENIDIGGPSMVRSASKNFESVAVVTDPSDYEGIFKEMESTGGSLSRETRFRLARKAFAMTARYDTLISGYLEKEAQKSGETIHFPEIFVPKFEKVQHLRYGENPHQRGAFYREIGFNGASVSRARIIQGKEMSYNNYLDSNSALELAREFEEPTAVIVKHNNPCGVASSDDLKEAYCIARDTDPVSAFGGVIAFNTLVDDYVAEEIVKTFVEVIIAPEYTEDALKLFRKKGNVRLLEVGPLGPVAEGAMDFKRLNGGLLLQDIDSGIRGEFENLKTVSTRPPTDDEIEAMKFTWKVCKHVKSNAIIFGKERQTVGIGAGQMSRVDSVRLAVSKSMTEIKGSVMASDAFFPFRDAIDEAAKVGISAIIQPGGSIKDQEVIKAIDEYNMAMVFTGYRHFRH from the coding sequence ATGGGGCAAATTAAAAAGGCTATTATCAGTGTTTCAGACAAGAAGGGGATTGCGGAATTTGCAAGGAAACTTGCCGGTTTGGGGATTTCAATCCTGTCAACCGGAGGCACCTCCAAAATTCTAAAGGAGGCCGGTATTGCTGTAACGGATATTTCTGATTTTACCGGTTTCCCGGAGATGATGGACGGGAGGGTAAAGACCCTTCATCCTAAGGTTCATGGGGGTTTACTCGGCAGGCGGGACAATCCTGAACATGTCAGGCAGATGCAGGAAAAGGGGATTGAGCCTATAGATATGGTAGTAATAAATCTCTATCCATTTGAGGCTGTAACCTCAAAACAGGATTGCACATTTGAAGATGCAATTGAAAATATTGATATAGGCGGTCCGTCAATGGTCAGGTCTGCTTCAAAGAATTTTGAATCTGTTGCCGTTGTAACTGACCCGTCAGATTATGAAGGGATATTTAAGGAGATGGAGTCAACAGGAGGTAGTCTCTCAAGGGAAACCAGATTCAGGCTTGCACGAAAGGCATTTGCAATGACTGCACGATACGATACGCTGATTTCCGGTTATCTTGAAAAGGAGGCTCAGAAGAGTGGAGAGACTATTCATTTTCCTGAGATATTCGTTCCAAAATTTGAAAAGGTTCAGCACCTTAGATATGGTGAAAATCCACATCAGCGCGGTGCCTTTTACAGGGAGATTGGATTCAATGGTGCATCAGTTTCACGGGCAAGGATAATACAGGGAAAAGAGATGTCATATAATAATTATCTTGATTCAAACTCTGCACTTGAACTTGCAAGAGAGTTTGAAGAACCGACCGCAGTAATAGTTAAACATAATAATCCATGCGGCGTTGCATCTTCTGATGACCTGAAAGAGGCTTATTGTATTGCAAGGGATACTGATCCGGTATCGGCATTCGGCGGGGTGATTGCCTTTAATACACTTGTTGATGACTATGTTGCTGAGGAGATAGTAAAGACCTTTGTTGAGGTGATCATTGCACCTGAATATACTGAGGATGCCTTAAAACTGTTCCGGAAAAAAGGGAATGTCAGGCTGCTTGAGGTTGGTCCCCTTGGCCCTGTTGCAGAAGGTGCTATGGACTTTAAGAGGCTAAATGGCGGATTACTGCTTCAGGACATTGATTCAGGTATAAGAGGTGAATTTGAAAACCTGAAAACGGTTTCAACACGCCCTCCGACTGACGATGAGATTGAGGCTATGAAGTTTACATGGAAGGTATGTAAGCATGTTAAATCCAATGCAATCATTTTCGGGAAAGAGAGACAGACTGTCGGTATCGGCGCCGGGCAGATGAGCAGGGTGGATTCCGTACGTCTTGCTGTATCAAAATCCATGACAGAAATAAAAGGTTCTGTTATGGCCTCGGACGCATTCTTCCCATTCAGAGACGCCATAGACGAGGCGGCCAAGGTTGGAATCAGTGCCATAATACAACCTGGCGGTTCAATCAAAGACCAGGAAGTTATTAAAGCAATTGATGAATATAATATGGCAATGGTGTTCACAGGGTACAGGCATTTTAGGCACTAA
- the purE gene encoding 5-(carboxyamino)imidazole ribonucleotide mutase translates to MSKPLVAIIMGSESDMPIMKAAADILEKFNVPYELKIASAHRSPRLVQEFSRGAEESGLEVIIAGAGGAAHLPGVIASETVIPVIGVPIDSTSLKGIDALLSIAQMPGGVPVAAMAIGIAGAKNAALFAVQIISRKDEALLNQFKKYKEDMAIAVEEKNQRVGGRR, encoded by the coding sequence ATGAGTAAACCATTAGTGGCAATCATTATGGGTAGTGAATCTGATATGCCGATAATGAAGGCTGCTGCAGATATACTGGAAAAGTTCAATGTTCCTTATGAACTAAAGATTGCATCTGCACACCGTAGTCCGAGGTTAGTTCAGGAATTTTCAAGAGGAGCAGAAGAATCGGGTTTAGAGGTTATCATTGCAGGTGCAGGCGGGGCAGCCCACCTGCCCGGGGTTATAGCATCAGAAACTGTAATACCTGTTATCGGCGTTCCAATTGATTCAACTTCATTAAAGGGTATAGACGCCTTGCTGTCTATTGCTCAGATGCCGGGCGGCGTACCTGTTGCAGCCATGGCTATAGGAATTGCCGGGGCAAAGAATGCTGCTTTATTTGCAGTACAGATCATATCAAGAAAAGATGAAGCCTTGCTGAATCAGTTTAAAAAATATAAAGAAGACATGGCGATAGCTGTTGAGGAGAAGAATCAGAGGGTTGGGGGAAGAAGATAG